The following are encoded together in the Sinorhizobium terangae genome:
- a CDS encoding ABC transporter ATP-binding protein: MAEHLLEVRNLSVQFHTAGGTVHAVRNISWHLDRGETLAILGESGSGKSVSASAIMNLIDMPPGEITSGEVIFAGRNLLAMSDDERRAINGKRIAMIFQDPLSHLNPVFTVGWQIIDVMRIHGVPADEARARALDLLKRVGIPAPETAMRKYPHQFSGGQRQRLMIAMALALKPDIVIADEPTTALDVTVQAEVLALLGELQKETGLGLLLITHDLGVVADIADRVVVMNAGEIVETGTPDEVYHNPKHPYTRKLISAAPGRGEMHEPNATGEPLLKVENLCKSYGSFKALKGVSFTLQPGETIAVVGESGSGKSTLARALLRLDEADSGHAYWNGRDLLKMPAKELYQLRRQMQMVFQDPTQSLNPRMTVYQLISEAWVIHPEILPKAQWRARVEELLTQVGLSPAHAERYPHQFSGGQRQRIAIARALALRPELIVCDEAVSALDVSIQAQVIALLDKLRRELGIAFIFIAHDLPVVRDFADHVMVMQAGECVEVGTVRQIFENPQRDYTRRLLEAGLDPDPRVQAARRMPKVRAGFEVG, encoded by the coding sequence ATGGCTGAGCATCTGCTTGAAGTGCGAAACCTGTCCGTTCAGTTCCACACGGCCGGCGGAACGGTGCATGCGGTGCGCAACATAAGCTGGCATCTCGACCGCGGCGAGACGCTGGCGATCCTCGGCGAAAGCGGCTCGGGCAAATCCGTCTCCGCCTCCGCGATCATGAATCTGATCGACATGCCGCCGGGAGAAATCACCAGCGGCGAGGTCATCTTCGCCGGCAGGAATCTGCTTGCCATGTCTGATGACGAGCGCCGCGCGATCAACGGCAAGCGGATCGCAATGATCTTTCAAGACCCGCTCAGCCATCTGAATCCGGTCTTCACCGTCGGCTGGCAGATCATCGACGTCATGCGCATTCATGGAGTGCCGGCAGATGAGGCGCGCGCGCGGGCGCTCGATCTCCTGAAGCGTGTCGGCATTCCCGCGCCTGAAACGGCAATGCGCAAATATCCGCACCAGTTCTCCGGCGGTCAGCGGCAGCGCCTGATGATTGCCATGGCGCTTGCGCTCAAACCCGACATCGTGATTGCCGACGAGCCGACAACCGCACTCGACGTCACGGTGCAGGCCGAAGTGCTTGCCCTTCTCGGCGAGTTGCAGAAGGAAACCGGCCTCGGACTGCTGTTGATCACTCATGATCTCGGCGTCGTGGCCGACATCGCCGACCGGGTGGTCGTGATGAATGCCGGCGAGATCGTGGAGACCGGGACGCCGGACGAGGTCTATCACAATCCGAAGCACCCCTACACGCGCAAGCTGATTTCGGCCGCTCCCGGCCGGGGTGAGATGCATGAACCGAATGCCACCGGCGAGCCGCTTCTGAAGGTCGAAAACCTTTGCAAATCCTATGGTTCCTTCAAGGCGCTGAAGGGCGTGTCCTTCACGCTGCAGCCGGGAGAGACGATAGCGGTCGTCGGCGAAAGCGGATCGGGGAAGTCTACGCTGGCGCGGGCGCTCCTGCGGCTCGACGAAGCGGACTCGGGCCATGCCTATTGGAACGGCCGGGACCTTCTGAAAATGCCGGCCAAGGAGCTTTACCAGCTCAGGCGCCAGATGCAGATGGTGTTTCAGGATCCGACACAGTCGCTCAATCCGCGCATGACGGTCTACCAGCTGATCTCCGAGGCCTGGGTCATTCATCCCGAGATCCTGCCGAAGGCGCAGTGGCGCGCACGGGTGGAGGAACTGCTGACGCAGGTTGGCCTTTCGCCCGCCCACGCCGAGCGTTATCCGCACCAGTTCTCCGGCGGCCAGCGCCAGAGGATCGCGATCGCCCGCGCGCTGGCGCTCCGACCCGAACTCATCGTGTGCGACGAGGCGGTCTCCGCGCTCGACGTATCCATCCAGGCGCAAGTGATCGCGCTCCTCGACAAGCTCCGGCGTGAACTCGGCATCGCCTTCATCTTCATCGCCCATGATCTGCCGGTTGTGCGCGATTTCGCCGATCATGTGATGGTGATGCAGGCGGGCGAGTGCGTCGAAGTCGGCACGGTCAGGCAGATCTTCGAGAACCCGCAGCGCGACTATACGCGCCGCCTGCTCGAGGCCGGCCTCGATCCGGATCCGCGTGTCCAGGCCGCGCGTCGCATGCCAAAGGTCCGGGCCGGCTTCGAAGTGGGCTGA
- the uraH gene encoding hydroxyisourate hydrolase — translation MQSQGGNAGRLTTHVLDTASGKPASNLRIELYRFDGERAEHLLSTRTNDDGRCDQPLLAGERMESGTYELRFHVGEYIGPAAERGANPFLDIIPIRFGIADEKAHYHVPLLLSPYGYSTYRGS, via the coding sequence ATGCAATCTCAAGGTGGAAACGCCGGCCGCCTGACGACCCACGTGCTGGACACGGCAAGCGGCAAGCCGGCCAGCAACCTGCGCATCGAACTCTACCGGTTCGATGGCGAGCGGGCGGAGCATCTCCTCTCCACGAGGACCAACGACGACGGCCGCTGCGATCAACCGCTGCTTGCCGGCGAGCGCATGGAAAGCGGCACCTACGAGCTGCGTTTCCACGTCGGCGAATATATCGGCCCGGCCGCAGAGCGCGGCGCAAATCCATTTCTGGACATCATTCCGATCCGCTTCGGGATCGCCGACGAGAAGGCGCACTATCACGTGCCGCTTCTGCTTTCGCCCTATGGCTACTCGACCTACCGCGGGAGCTGA
- the xdhA gene encoding xanthine dehydrogenase small subunit, with product MTTEIRNTIRFLLNDRLVELADVSPVQTLLDFLRIDRNLRGTKEGCAEGDCGACTVLVGRLLNGQLNYESINACIRFVGSLDGCHVVTVDALAQPNGPLHPVQQAMVDTHASQCGFCTPGFVMSLYGLWMENPKPSVQEIEKALQGNLCRCTGYAAIIRAAEAVSSIGEVGKDPLVAERENIARQLAALRDGCRVVIGKEAERFVLPASVDDFAAVLESDPKATIVAGSTDVGLWVTKFMRDIAPVIHISHLEELRRISVDGDAITLGAGVSYTEAYPMIVEHFPQMRELWDRIGGQQVRNMGTVGGNIANGSPIGDTPPALIALGASVTLRKSARRRTLPLEAFFVEYGKQDREPGEFVETVRIPFLDEGAPFAVYKVTKRLDEDISAVCGAFRVTFDDQGKIADATIAFGGMAGTPKRASKVEAALKGADWTDATIEAAVGAFAEDFTPLTDWRASAEYRMLVAKNLLRRFYLETREAGRVRLDRAVAVAV from the coding sequence ATGACCACTGAAATCCGCAACACCATCCGTTTCCTGCTGAACGACCGGCTCGTCGAGCTTGCCGATGTTTCTCCGGTTCAGACCCTGCTCGATTTCCTGCGCATCGACCGCAATCTGCGCGGAACCAAGGAGGGCTGCGCCGAGGGCGACTGCGGCGCCTGCACCGTACTCGTCGGCCGGCTCCTTAACGGTCAATTGAACTACGAATCCATCAACGCCTGCATCCGTTTTGTCGGCTCGCTCGACGGCTGTCATGTCGTCACCGTCGATGCGCTGGCTCAGCCGAACGGCCCGCTTCACCCGGTGCAGCAGGCGATGGTCGATACGCACGCCTCGCAGTGCGGCTTCTGCACGCCGGGCTTTGTCATGTCGCTCTATGGCCTCTGGATGGAAAATCCGAAGCCGAGCGTCCAGGAGATCGAAAAGGCGCTGCAGGGCAATCTCTGTCGCTGCACCGGCTATGCGGCGATCATTCGAGCCGCGGAAGCGGTTTCATCGATTGGCGAGGTCGGAAAAGACCCGCTCGTCGCGGAGCGTGAAAATATCGCCAGGCAGCTTGCCGCGCTTCGGGATGGCTGCCGGGTCGTGATCGGCAAGGAGGCTGAGCGCTTCGTGCTGCCGGCCTCTGTCGATGACTTTGCCGCCGTCCTCGAATCCGATCCCAAGGCGACGATCGTTGCCGGCTCGACCGATGTCGGTCTCTGGGTGACGAAGTTCATGCGCGACATCGCGCCGGTGATACACATCTCGCATCTCGAAGAGCTGCGCCGGATTTCCGTCGATGGCGACGCCATCACGCTCGGGGCCGGTGTCAGCTATACCGAAGCATATCCGATGATCGTCGAGCACTTCCCGCAGATGCGGGAACTCTGGGATCGGATCGGCGGCCAGCAGGTGCGCAACATGGGCACCGTCGGCGGCAACATCGCCAATGGTTCGCCGATCGGCGACACGCCGCCGGCGCTGATCGCGCTCGGCGCGTCGGTGACGCTGCGCAAGAGCGCACGGCGTCGGACCCTGCCGCTCGAGGCTTTCTTTGTCGAATACGGAAAGCAGGATCGCGAACCCGGCGAATTCGTCGAAACCGTCCGCATCCCGTTCCTCGATGAAGGGGCCCCCTTTGCCGTCTATAAGGTGACGAAGCGCCTGGACGAAGACATTTCCGCTGTTTGCGGTGCCTTTCGTGTGACGTTCGATGATCAGGGCAAGATCGCCGACGCGACGATCGCTTTCGGCGGAATGGCCGGCACGCCCAAGCGCGCCTCAAAGGTGGAGGCGGCGCTCAAAGGGGCGGATTGGACCGACGCCACGATTGAAGCCGCCGTTGGCGCGTTTGCAGAGGATTTCACGCCACTGACCGATTGGCGCGCCTCGGCCGAATACCGCATGCTCGTGGCGAAGAACCTGCTCCGCCGCTTTTACCTGGAAACGCGGGAAGCCGGACGCGTCCGGCTCGATCGCGCCGTCGCCGTCGCGGTTTAG
- a CDS encoding ABC transporter permease translates to MGKKMMRRVVSSFFSLVALVVMVFFLSRLTGDPAALFLPIDATQEMLDQFRELHGLNDPLIQQFGRYVWDVLHLDFGDSIRKARPAIEVVLESFTWTLQLALITIALVTALAITIGSVAAFRPGGLFDRFVSLVSLIGASAPDFWIAIVGIVVFSITLGWVPTSGTGTVWHWILPVAVLFIRPFGLILQVVRGSMLTAFGSAYVKTARAKGVGNRSIIFVHTLRNAMLPVITVVGDQAAAMLNGAVVVETIFGFPGVGKLMIDSILQRDFNVILAAIMVTAIAIFVMNLLIDIAYALLDPRLRT, encoded by the coding sequence ATGGGAAAAAAGATGATGAGGCGCGTCGTGTCGAGTTTCTTCTCGCTCGTCGCGCTGGTTGTGATGGTGTTCTTCCTGTCGCGGCTGACGGGCGATCCGGCAGCCTTGTTCCTGCCGATCGATGCGACGCAGGAAATGCTCGATCAATTCCGCGAACTCCATGGGCTGAATGATCCTCTGATCCAGCAGTTCGGACGTTATGTCTGGGACGTCCTGCACCTCGACTTCGGCGACTCGATCCGCAAGGCGCGTCCTGCGATCGAGGTGGTCCTCGAGTCCTTCACCTGGACGCTGCAACTGGCGCTGATCACCATCGCGCTGGTGACCGCGCTCGCCATCACCATCGGCTCGGTCGCAGCCTTCCGGCCGGGCGGCCTGTTCGATCGCTTCGTCTCCCTGGTTTCGCTGATCGGCGCTTCGGCGCCCGATTTCTGGATCGCGATCGTCGGCATCGTCGTCTTTTCCATCACGCTCGGCTGGGTTCCGACATCGGGCACCGGCACGGTGTGGCACTGGATTCTGCCGGTCGCCGTGCTCTTCATCCGGCCATTCGGCCTGATCCTTCAGGTCGTGCGCGGATCGATGCTGACAGCCTTCGGGTCCGCCTATGTGAAGACGGCTCGAGCCAAGGGCGTCGGAAACCGTTCGATCATTTTCGTCCACACACTGCGCAATGCCATGCTGCCGGTGATCACGGTCGTCGGCGACCAGGCGGCGGCGATGCTCAACGGCGCGGTTGTCGTGGAGACGATCTTCGGCTTCCCCGGCGTCGGCAAGCTGATGATCGATTCCATCCTGCAACGCGACTTCAACGTGATCCTTGCGGCGATCATGGTCACCGCGATTGCGATTTTCGTCATGAACCTGCTGATCGACATCGCCTATGCATTGCTCGATCCGCGCCTCAGGACCTGA
- a CDS encoding ureidoglycolate lyase, whose product MKEIAIQPLTREAFAPFGDVIETENAHSFPINGGRCMRYHDLARIETAGEKARPMISIVRGEPYALPLILTMVERHPLGSQAFIPLGGNPFLVVVSEETADGPGEPRAFLTTPGQGVNIARNVWHGILTPLESVSDFAVIDRGGEGVNLEEHFFEEPFLLR is encoded by the coding sequence ATGAAGGAAATCGCCATCCAGCCTTTGACCCGCGAGGCCTTCGCGCCCTTCGGCGACGTCATCGAGACGGAAAACGCCCACAGCTTTCCGATCAATGGCGGCCGGTGCATGCGCTATCACGACCTCGCCAGGATCGAGACCGCGGGCGAAAAGGCGCGCCCGATGATCAGCATTGTGCGCGGCGAGCCTTACGCCCTGCCCCTGATATTGACGATGGTCGAGCGTCACCCGCTTGGGAGCCAAGCCTTTATTCCACTCGGCGGCAACCCCTTCCTGGTCGTGGTTTCCGAGGAGACGGCCGATGGACCCGGCGAACCGCGTGCATTCCTGACGACGCCAGGCCAAGGGGTCAACATCGCCCGTAACGTCTGGCACGGCATCCTGACGCCGCTGGAGAGTGTTTCCGATTTCGCGGTGATCGACCGCGGCGGTGAAGGCGTCAACCTGGAGGAACATTTCTTCGAGGAGCCGTTCCTCCTGCGGTAA
- a CDS encoding ABC transporter permease encodes MSSTLPSTQISAKQRGKAHVLLGMLWRDKFAFFATVFLVLAVLCALFGPMLLREAAVAQNLRARNLAPFTLDRGWLFLLGADALGRPLLARIVVAAQNTLMIAAGAVVCSGVVGALLGLVAGYASERLSNVIMRLADVIMSFPSLLLAVIVLYMLAPSVGNIVIVLAITRIPVYLRTTRAEVLEIRQRMFVQAAKVMGASSLRIVFRHILPMVVPTLVTIATLDFAFVMLAESSLSFLGIGIQPPEVTWGLMVAQGKQYLTNAWWLAFWPGLAIILTTLSLNLLSNWMRVALDPAQRWRLEIGGRKNG; translated from the coding sequence ATGTCCAGTACTTTGCCATCCACGCAGATCTCGGCCAAGCAGCGCGGCAAGGCGCATGTGCTCCTCGGTATGCTGTGGCGCGACAAGTTTGCGTTCTTTGCGACGGTCTTCCTCGTTCTTGCGGTCCTGTGCGCGCTCTTCGGACCGATGTTGCTGCGCGAGGCGGCCGTTGCCCAGAACCTGCGCGCCCGCAACCTGGCGCCGTTTACACTGGATCGGGGCTGGCTCTTCCTGCTTGGGGCCGATGCCCTCGGCAGGCCGCTGCTTGCCCGCATCGTCGTCGCCGCGCAAAACACCTTGATGATCGCCGCCGGTGCGGTCGTCTGTTCCGGCGTCGTCGGTGCGCTGCTAGGCCTCGTTGCCGGTTACGCGTCGGAGCGACTGTCGAACGTGATCATGCGGCTTGCGGACGTGATCATGTCCTTTCCGTCGCTGCTACTCGCAGTGATCGTGCTCTACATGCTGGCGCCGTCGGTCGGCAACATCGTGATCGTTCTGGCCATCACGCGGATCCCGGTCTATCTGCGCACGACGCGGGCCGAGGTGCTCGAAATCCGCCAGCGCATGTTCGTGCAGGCGGCAAAGGTCATGGGCGCTTCTTCGCTGCGGATCGTCTTCCGCCATATCCTGCCGATGGTCGTCCCGACGCTCGTCACCATAGCGACGCTGGACTTTGCCTTCGTCATGCTGGCCGAGTCCTCGCTCTCCTTCCTCGGCATCGGCATCCAGCCGCCCGAGGTGACCTGGGGCCTGATGGTCGCGCAAGGCAAGCAATACCTCACCAACGCCTGGTGGTTGGCGTTCTGGCCGGGCCTGGCGATCATTCTGACGACGCTGTCGCTCAACCTGCTGTCGAACTGGATGCGTGTCGCCCTCGATCCGGCGCAGCGCTGGAGGCTTGAAATCGGAGGCCGCAAGAATGGCTGA
- the xdhB gene encoding xanthine dehydrogenase molybdopterin binding subunit gives MNVMQPIDRIRGGVHEKEKHESGHKHVSGTAEYIDDILEPAGTLHAYLGLSARAHAEILSIDFADVNASAGVVGILTADDIPGENDISPAHKHDDPVFATRKVEFHGQPIFAVIATSRDAARRAAAKANIDYRDLPHVTDVKEAVAANYPLVIDPLKLERGDIDAGFAKARNVVQGEMRIGGQDHFYLEGHISFAIPGEDDEVTVYASTQHPSETQHMVAQVLGVPSNAVTVNVRRMGGGFGGKETQANLFAAVAAVAARKYRRAVKIRPDRDDDMTATGKRHDFHVDYKIGFDDEGRIEAVDAVFAARCGFSADLSGPVTDRALFHADNCYFYPNVRLRSRPMKTNTVSNTAFRGFGGPQGMVGGERMIEDIAYTLGKDPLEIRKLNFYGGEGRNLTPYHQMVEDNIIGRIIEELETSADYAARREAVLAFNHENHVIKRGIALTPVKFGISFTKTEYNQAGALVHVYTDGSIHLNHGGTEMGQGLYTKVAQVVADEFQVDLDRIKVTATSTGKVPNTSATAASSGSDLNGMAAANAAQQIKARLVSFAAERFGVSEADVAFEPNVVRIGAERVSFHDFIKMAYTARVQLSAAGFYKTPKIHWNRSEGRGRPFYYYAYGASCSEVSVDTLTGEYQIDRTDIIHDVGKSLNPALDLGQVEGAFVQGMGWLTTEELWWDAKGRLRTHAPSTYKIPLASDRPRIFNVRLAEWSVNREETIRRSKAVGEPPFMLGISVLEAISMAAASVAGYRIPPRIDAPATPERVLMAIERLRGNVATETTR, from the coding sequence ATGAATGTGATGCAGCCCATCGACCGCATCCGCGGTGGCGTTCACGAGAAGGAAAAACACGAGTCGGGCCACAAGCATGTCTCGGGCACGGCCGAATATATCGACGACATTCTTGAGCCTGCCGGGACATTGCACGCCTATCTCGGCCTTTCCGCCCGGGCGCACGCGGAAATCCTGTCGATCGACTTCGCGGATGTGAACGCCAGCGCCGGCGTCGTCGGCATTCTGACGGCGGACGATATTCCCGGCGAAAATGACATCAGCCCCGCGCACAAGCATGACGATCCGGTTTTTGCGACCCGCAAGGTCGAGTTTCATGGCCAGCCGATCTTCGCCGTGATCGCGACATCGCGCGATGCCGCGCGACGGGCGGCGGCAAAGGCAAACATCGATTATCGCGACCTGCCGCATGTTACGGACGTCAAGGAGGCTGTGGCGGCGAATTATCCGCTTGTGATCGACCCGCTGAAGCTCGAGCGCGGCGACATCGATGCCGGCTTCGCCAAGGCAAGGAACGTCGTTCAGGGTGAGATGCGGATCGGCGGCCAGGATCATTTCTACCTGGAGGGCCATATTTCCTTCGCGATCCCCGGCGAGGACGACGAAGTAACCGTCTACGCCTCGACCCAGCATCCGAGCGAGACGCAGCACATGGTCGCCCAGGTACTGGGCGTGCCCTCGAACGCGGTGACGGTCAATGTCCGGCGCATGGGCGGCGGCTTCGGCGGCAAGGAGACGCAGGCGAACCTCTTTGCGGCGGTCGCTGCTGTTGCCGCGCGAAAATATCGCCGGGCCGTCAAGATCCGCCCCGACCGCGACGACGACATGACGGCGACCGGCAAGCGCCACGATTTCCATGTCGACTACAAGATCGGGTTTGACGATGAGGGCCGGATCGAGGCGGTCGACGCCGTCTTTGCCGCGCGCTGCGGCTTTTCGGCAGACCTCTCCGGTCCGGTGACGGACCGCGCACTTTTCCATGCCGACAACTGCTATTTCTATCCGAACGTCCGGCTGCGCTCTCGGCCGATGAAGACCAATACGGTGTCGAATACCGCCTTCCGCGGTTTCGGCGGACCGCAGGGCATGGTCGGCGGCGAGCGGATGATCGAGGATATCGCCTACACGCTCGGCAAGGATCCGCTCGAGATCCGCAAGCTTAACTTCTATGGTGGCGAGGGCCGCAACCTGACGCCCTATCACCAGATGGTGGAAGACAACATCATCGGGCGGATCATCGAGGAGCTCGAAACCTCGGCGGACTATGCCGCTCGGCGTGAGGCCGTTCTCGCCTTCAACCACGAGAATCATGTGATCAAACGCGGCATTGCGCTGACGCCGGTGAAGTTCGGCATTTCCTTCACCAAGACGGAGTACAACCAGGCCGGCGCTCTCGTCCATGTCTACACCGACGGCTCGATCCATCTGAACCATGGCGGAACCGAGATGGGGCAGGGGCTCTACACCAAGGTCGCCCAGGTCGTGGCCGACGAATTCCAGGTCGACCTCGACCGGATCAAGGTGACCGCGACCTCCACCGGCAAGGTGCCGAACACCTCGGCGACAGCCGCCTCGTCCGGCTCGGATCTGAACGGCATGGCAGCCGCTAATGCCGCCCAGCAGATCAAGGCGCGGCTCGTCAGCTTTGCGGCGGAACGCTTTGGCGTCAGCGAAGCGGACGTCGCCTTCGAGCCGAACGTGGTGCGGATCGGCGCCGAGCGCGTTTCCTTCCATGATTTCATCAAGATGGCCTACACGGCGCGCGTTCAGCTTTCGGCTGCCGGCTTTTACAAGACGCCGAAGATCCACTGGAACCGCTCCGAAGGCCGCGGTCGGCCGTTCTACTACTACGCTTACGGCGCCTCCTGCTCCGAGGTCAGCGTCGACACGCTGACCGGCGAATACCAGATCGATCGTACCGACATCATCCACGACGTCGGCAAGTCGCTCAATCCGGCGCTCGACCTCGGTCAGGTGGAGGGCGCCTTCGTCCAAGGCATGGGCTGGCTGACGACCGAAGAACTCTGGTGGGATGCGAAGGGCCGGCTGCGTACCCACGCGCCATCGACCTACAAGATCCCGCTCGCCTCCGACCGGCCGCGGATCTTCAACGTGCGCTTGGCCGAATGGTCGGTTAACCGGGAGGAGACGATCCGCCGCTCCAAGGCGGTCGGGGAACCACCCTTCATGTTGGGCATTTCCGTTCTAGAGGCTATATCAATGGCAGCGGCGAGTGTCGCGGGATATCGTATCCCGCCGCGGATCGATGCCCCGGCGACGCCCGAGCGCGTGCTGATGGCGATCGAGCGGCTGCGCGGGAACGTAGCAACGGAGACAACGCGGTAG
- the puuE gene encoding allantoinase PuuE encodes MRYPRDLHGHGPNPRAVWPDEARIAVQFVINYEEGGENCVLHGDAASEAFLSEIVGAQAWPGQRHWNMESIYEYGARAGFWRLHRLFMDREVPATVYGVATALKRSPAQVAAMQKAGWEIASHGLKWIEHKDFSVERERADIAEAIRLHTIVTGERPRGWYTGRCSENTLDLVTEAGGFDYVSDSYADDLPYWHEHDGKHQLVIPYTLDANDMRFATAQGFNSGDQFFSYLKDSFDVLYAEGAAGSPKMMSIGLHCRLAGRPGRIAALARFLDYVKGQEKVWLARRIDIARHWATTYPFEADNDRPSRISEEDFIARFGGVFEHSKWIAKRAFAGELSPANDTAIGLHAALVHIFRSATDEERLAVLNAHPDLAGKLALAKRLTESSTNEQASAGLDALTDGERERFTTLNSAYVEKFGFPFIMAVKGRRKDEILAAFENRIGNDRKAEFETACRQVERIALLRLQDMLPN; translated from the coding sequence ATGAGATATCCCCGCGATCTTCACGGCCACGGCCCAAATCCCCGCGCGGTCTGGCCGGACGAAGCGCGGATCGCCGTCCAATTCGTGATCAACTATGAGGAGGGCGGCGAAAACTGCGTGCTGCATGGCGATGCCGCATCGGAGGCCTTTCTGTCGGAGATCGTCGGCGCCCAAGCCTGGCCGGGTCAGCGCCACTGGAACATGGAGTCGATCTACGAATATGGCGCCCGTGCCGGCTTCTGGCGCCTGCACCGCCTGTTCATGGATCGCGAGGTGCCCGCCACCGTCTATGGCGTGGCAACGGCGCTCAAGCGATCGCCCGCCCAGGTCGCCGCGATGCAGAAGGCCGGTTGGGAGATTGCCTCGCATGGGCTGAAATGGATCGAGCACAAGGATTTCAGCGTCGAAAGGGAGCGAGCCGATATCGCCGAGGCGATCCGCCTCCACACGATCGTCACCGGCGAGCGGCCGCGTGGCTGGTACACCGGCCGCTGCTCGGAAAACACGCTTGATCTGGTAACCGAGGCCGGCGGCTTCGACTATGTCTCGGATTCCTACGCCGACGACCTCCCTTACTGGCATGAGCACGACGGCAAGCATCAGCTCGTGATTCCCTACACGCTCGACGCCAACGACATGCGCTTTGCGACAGCTCAGGGGTTCAATAGCGGCGACCAGTTCTTCAGCTATCTAAAGGACAGCTTCGACGTTCTCTACGCAGAGGGCGCCGCCGGATCGCCGAAAATGATGAGCATCGGCCTCCACTGCCGCCTCGCGGGCCGGCCGGGCCGGATCGCCGCACTCGCCCGCTTCCTCGATTATGTGAAGGGGCAGGAGAAGGTCTGGCTTGCCCGCCGCATCGACATTGCCCGCCATTGGGCAACGACCTACCCCTTCGAGGCCGATAACGACCGACCCTCCCGGATTTCCGAAGAAGACTTCATTGCCCGTTTCGGCGGCGTCTTCGAACATTCGAAGTGGATTGCCAAACGCGCCTTCGCCGGCGAACTTTCGCCTGCCAACGATACGGCGATCGGCCTGCACGCCGCACTCGTCCACATCTTTCGCAGCGCCACTGACGAGGAGCGTTTGGCGGTTCTCAATGCACACCCGGACCTTGCCGGCAAGCTCGCCCTGGCCAAGCGCCTCACCGAAAGCTCAACCAACGAGCAGGCCTCGGCCGGTCTCGACGCGCTGACGGATGGCGAGCGCGAGCGATTCACGACGCTCAACAGCGCCTATGTCGAAAAGTTCGGCTTTCCCTTCATCATGGCCGTCAAGGGACGGCGCAAGGACGAGATCCTCGCCGCATTCGAGAACCGGATCGGCAACGACCGCAAAGCCGAATTCGAGACCGCATGCCGTCAGGTGGAAAGGATCGCGCTCCTCCGCCTGCAGGACATGCTGCCAAACTGA
- the xdhC gene encoding xanthine dehydrogenase accessory protein XdhC, translating to MASREDIRAFLNREALSILVEVAVAAGSTPRDTDAWMLVSKDRTFATIGGGQLEYMAIDHARKLLQGASADYELTIPLGPEIGQCCGGRVALAFKAVDRQTQAALIERSDREIARRPHVYVFGAGHVGDALAMALSLVPVRTILVDTREQELSAVDVPGIETCLTAMPEAVVRDAPARSAFVILTHDHALDFLIAAEALGREDACYVGMIGSKTKRATFKSWLSREIERPELFDRLVCPIGGTAVKDKRPAVIAALAAAEIITAALNHDHPKDDAPSRKRRKPVRA from the coding sequence CTGGCGAGCAGAGAGGATATCCGAGCTTTCTTGAACCGAGAAGCGCTCTCGATTCTCGTCGAGGTGGCCGTCGCGGCCGGCTCGACCCCTCGCGATACGGATGCCTGGATGCTCGTCTCGAAGGATCGCACCTTCGCCACGATCGGCGGCGGCCAGCTGGAATATATGGCGATCGATCACGCGCGGAAGCTCCTCCAGGGAGCGAGCGCGGATTACGAGCTGACGATCCCGCTTGGCCCCGAGATCGGCCAATGCTGTGGCGGTCGCGTAGCGCTCGCCTTCAAGGCGGTCGACAGGCAAACCCAAGCGGCACTGATCGAGCGCAGCGATCGCGAGATCGCCCGGAGGCCGCATGTCTATGTCTTCGGCGCTGGCCATGTCGGCGATGCACTCGCCATGGCGCTCTCGTTGGTCCCGGTCCGAACCATCCTCGTCGATACGCGCGAGCAGGAGCTTTCGGCTGTCGATGTGCCCGGGATCGAGACCTGCCTCACGGCGATGCCGGAGGCGGTGGTGCGCGATGCCCCGGCGCGAAGCGCTTTCGTCATTCTCACCCACGACCATGCGCTGGATTTCCTGATCGCCGCCGAAGCGCTCGGTCGCGAGGATGCCTGCTACGTCGGCATGATCGGCTCGAAGACCAAGCGCGCCACGTTCAAGAGCTGGCTTTCGCGGGAAATAGAACGTCCGGAGCTTTTCGACAGGCTCGTCTGTCCGATCGGCGGGACGGCGGTCAAGGACAAGCGGCCGGCCGTCATCGCCGCGCTTGCCGCCGCCGAAATCATCACGGCCGCCCTGAACCACGATCACCCGAAAGACGATGCACCGTCGCGCAAACGGCGAAAGCCGGTCAGGGCGTGA